The Streptomyces sp. P9-A4 genome contains a region encoding:
- a CDS encoding CBS domain-containing protein has product MTTAKDIMHPGAQWIPAHETLDRAAQLMRNLNVGALPIADENERLCGILTDRDIVVGCVAMGHDPAKVTCGEMAKGTPRWVAASADVGAVLEEMQSHQIRRLPVIEGKRLVGMISEADLAQHLSDEQIKAFCASVYAAS; this is encoded by the coding sequence ATGACCACGGCGAAGGACATCATGCACCCCGGGGCCCAGTGGATCCCGGCACACGAGACGCTCGACCGCGCCGCCCAGCTGATGCGCAATCTGAACGTGGGCGCACTGCCCATCGCCGACGAGAACGAACGTCTCTGCGGCATCCTCACGGACCGCGACATCGTGGTCGGCTGTGTGGCCATGGGGCACGACCCGGCCAAGGTCACCTGTGGCGAGATGGCGAAGGGCACCCCGCGCTGGGTCGCGGCGAGCGCGGACGTCGGCGCCGTCCTGGAGGAGATGCAGAGCCACCAGATCCGCCGGCTCCCCGTCATCGAGGGCAAGAGGCTCGTCGGCATGATCAGCGAGGCCGATCTGGCCCAGCATCTGTCGGACGAGCAGATCAAGGCGTTCTGCGCGAGCGTCTACGCCGCTTCCTGA